GATAGCCCTAGCCCTCGGGATCGGCGAACAGACTGTCAAAACCCATGTCTCCCATGTGCTCACCAAACTCGGCGTCCGTGATCGCCTCCACGCCGCGGTGTACGCGCACACTCGCCGGATCGGACCGATCGAGGCGTAGGCGGCGAAACGTCAAGCCGTGCGCCGTGTCCCACGCTCGGGCTCACTGCGGTACCGCGATGGCGCACCGTCGATATGCAGCCGCGACCACAGCTGTTTGGTGACCGGGTTCATCAGCCCCAGGTCGGTGGCGAGCTTGCGCATATCAGCGAAGTAGCCGGACAGGATGCGGCGTGATTGTGGTGCGCGCCAGAACGCTTCGCGCATCACCGCCTCGGGGATATCGAACTGTCGCGCGAAGGAGCGTGGCGGCGACATGATCTCCCCGGCGAGCCAGCGCATGGCGAGCGGGAAAGCCAAGGCGCACACCGTCTTCGACGCGGCATTCATATGCGCCAGATGCGCCGCGAGGAACTCGCCCGCGAAGGAGATGTGCCGCGCCTCCTCGGCGATGTGGATCTCCATGGTGCGCAACACCGCGGGCGGCACCGAGTCACCGTCGCGGATGAGCGCCTTCTGATAGTGGTCGATCGGTTCCTCACCACCCAGGATGCCGATGAACAGGATGACGTGCGCGTACCCGCCGGCCACGCCGATAAAGGGCGAAAGGACCTTGAACAGCCGCCGCATACCGGGCACATCCACGCCGATGCGATTGACCAGCTCCTGGAACATCTGGATGTGGTTGCACTCCTCGGTCATCTCGTGCAGGCAGTACCTGAACTCGGGCGAACCGTTGG
This DNA window, taken from Nocardia sp. XZ_19_385, encodes the following:
- a CDS encoding diiron oxygenase, which translates into the protein MTLSRSVGELFDQDYRDALATLSEGSVHRSFDPYLDIDWDAPEFALDPDDPRWVLSPEYDPLGATRWYQELPLDRQIEIGKWRIANVIKVGAAFESVLIRGMMQYIMKLPNGSPEFRYCLHEMTEECNHIQMFQELVNRIGVDVPGMRRLFKVLSPFIGVAGGYAHVILFIGILGGEEPIDHYQKALIRDGDSVPPAVLRTMEIHIAEEARHISFAGEFLAAHLAHMNAASKTVCALAFPLAMRWLAGEIMSPPRSFARQFDIPEAVMREAFWRAPQSRRILSGYFADMRKLATDLGLMNPVTKQLWSRLHIDGAPSRYRSEPERGTRRTA